Within the Streptosporangium album genome, the region TGACCCGAGCGGTCAGCGTCGGCGACCTCGGAGGGCCGGTGGAGCAGCGTCAACGGGCCGTAGAGGCGGGCCACATCGTCCAGGGGGGCGAACGTGCCGGACCGGCTCGTCAGATGCAGCCCGAACTCCCGGTAGCCGTGGACGAACCACAGGACGCCGCGACTGTCGGTGGCGAGGTCTCCAGGCTGGAGCTCGGTCATGCGGGTCTCCTCGGTGAGATGGTGCGGCCCCGCCCGGGGGATGCGGGCGGGGCCGGGTTTGAGCGGCGGCCTCGGTGCCGCGCCACGGGTGATCCGAGGCCGCCAGATCTGGGGTGGTCTCGCCCCGCACCTCCAGCCGGGGCGAGACCACGGTCCCGGCCAGACCCCGGTGACGCCGGGGGCTGCACCTGGCCGGGGGTGGTGCACCTGGTTGCCGCGCCCGCAGCAGTCACGGCAACCAGGTGGTCTCTACGGGGCGTGCGAGCCGAACCTGACCCCCAACATCCCCGGGGTTTGTGGGCACTGACCCGCTGGCAGCCTGCCTTGCGGGTAGGCGGACGCCCAGAACTCGCCCAGATACATCGACCACGCCATGTAGAGCTCCGCCTTGCATGCGCTGCATCTCGGCGGCTGGCCCTGGTCGCGGTCGGATTCGGAGGTCATGCAGGTGTTGCTTGCTGGGCGCGGATCTCAACCTCTGTCAGGTGGCCGCCGGCGTTGCCGCTGGATCGCGCGGACCAGACGAGGGTGGACACCTGCGCCCACTCGGTACCGGTGGGCTCGAACGCCTGGCCGGGGTCCTGGATCTCGACCTTGAGCCCTTCGTCTGAGGTGGTGGCCTTGAGGTGGATCGTGCCGTCCTTGGGGGTGCGGCGGATCGCGATGGCCATCAGCTCGCCGATCACCTCTCCGGCGTCCTTGGTGAGGCTGGGGTGGTGGGCTGAGGCGACGGATCGGATCCACTCTTGCGCGCCCCGGATCGAGGCGGGGGCGCCGGGCAGGGATTGCTCATACATCGGGGGACCGCCAAGCTTGGTAGCTAGATTCGCTGTCTGATACCTAGCTTGCAAGCTAGGCACCAAGGCAGTCAAGCTAGTCCCTGTGGCGGATTACGAAGAGCGACCCCGATACCTGCGCATAGCGGACGAACTCCGTGCGCTCATCACCTCAGGCGAACTGGCCGAGGGGGATCGCCTGCCATCCATCCCAGAGATCATGAAGAGGTACGGCGTAGCGGACGGCACCGCCCGGGATGTGCTGCGCGCACTGACCTCTGAAGGCATTGCTGTCTCCAAGCCGGGTAGTGGCACTTACGTTCGGGTCCGGCCGCAGCTAAAACGGCTGGTCCGCACCTGGTATCGAAACCTGCGCGCTGGGTCTCCATTCGCTGCAGACATGGAACGACAGGGCCATTCGGGGAGTTGGGACTACGACTCGCAGACCGTTGTTGCGCCGCCCGAGATCCGCGAGCGCCTCGGCATGCCCGACCCAGACGGCGACCGCCCCGATGTCATGCGAACCGCTTACGTGTTTCGCGCAGATGGGCGCCCCGTCATGCTCTCCACCAGTTGGGAACCCCTGTCGCTCGTCCGGGGTACGCCAATCTTCATGCCCGAAGAAGGCGCCCATGGTGGCCGCGGTGTAGTCGAGCGCATGCTGGCCATCGGCGTCCACGTGGACGGGTTCATCGAGACTGTGGGCGCCCGCCTCGGCACGGTGGAGGAATGCACCCAGTTGGAGCAGCCGCCCGGTAGCGTGATGATGATGACGATCGACCGCCGGTACCCAGCAGGGGAGCAGGTCGTCGAGGTGGCTGACATCGTGCTGCCGGCCGACCTGTACTTGCTCGTCTACTCCGGCCCGGTCGGTGAGGCCTGACCCTGAACATGCGGAAGGCCGCCTTACCCGATGCGGGATGAGGCGGCCTATTTGCCTTTTACCAGGACACATCGACCTGTAAATCTGTGGGGATAGGCCAACAGTTCGAGGCGGTCTATGCCCGCCCTACAGTTCATGATCATGACGATCGATCCGACGAGCCACGAGCCGCGATACAGGCAGCTCGCCCGGCTGCTTCGCGAGCGGATCGACGCCGGCGACTACCGGCCTGGCCAGCGGCTCCCCAGCGAAGAGAGGCTTGAGCAGATCTACGGTCTTGGCCGCAACGCGGTACGAGATGCTCTACGCATACTCAAGGCTGAAGGGGTTGTCCGCACAGTGACAGGCTCTGGGTCTTACGTGCGGGGCCGGCAGGAGGTCACCATGGTGCGAGTCACCAGCGGGGCGGTCATTGCGACTCGTATGCCGACCGCGGAGGAGCGGCAGGCGCTGGGGCTCGATGAAGGGGTGGCGTTGTTCGTGGTCGAGCGTCCGGGCCAGGAGCCTGAGGTGTTGGCGGGCGACAGGACCACGCTGATCGTTGAGTAGGAGCGGCGCGTAAGCGCTACAAAGACAGGCCACCCCGGCAATAAGCCTGCCGGGGTGGCCGCTTTCCCCCTTCAGGGGGGCAACATCGCCAGTCGTACGCCGTGGGGATGGGCAACCGGCGATGCTGCCGTTTTGAATCCCTCGCCATACCACGGGCGGACTAGGCACCGGATCGTATCTGCTCGACACTTCCTTGTCATCCTCCTGCGCGTGGCGTGTCAATCATCCAGGTGATCGGATGTCTAGAAGACCGCGCCTAACGATCAATGTCTAAAGACAACGTCGAGACGACCGTGTCCGGGGTGGCGACGTTCACGCTGAACACCGACTGCAAGACGCTGCAGCACTTCCACGAGAAGATCGGGCTGAAGTTCCGCGCCTACTACGAGGACGGCGAGTCCGCCGGATGGCGACGGATGCTCAACACCTACATGCGGCTGCCGCTGGACCGGGCCATGGACGCCGCGTCACAGGAGTTCGAGTGGCGGGGACTGTTCAACGACCCGAAGGTGAAGCAGGAATGGGAGGCCCGGGTCGGGGTGCTCGCCCGGCAGTTCATCGAGGAGACGGCCGGGGCCGACTACTTCTGCAACCAGAACTACGTCGGCAACGGCGAGTGCGGTGACATCTCCCTGACCATCCAGAAGCCCGAGCCTCCGGAGGCACTGGTGAGCGCTCTCGCCTCCGAGCAGGCGGCCAAGGCCGAGAACGTCGCCCAGGCCCAGCGCAATGCCAAGGTCCGCACCGAGATCGAGTCCATAAAGGATCTCGTCAAGGTCCTCGGCCCGCAGGGCGCCGTGCTCTGGCAGGCCATCCAGAAGGGCCAGGTCTCGGTCGTCCCGGTGCCCCAGGGCAGCAACCTCAACATCACCCCGCCGGCCCGCTAGCCGTACGGCCGGCGTCACCCGTCCGACGAGAGGCCGACGGGATCCCCGTCCGCCCCGTCCCCCGACCGGGGGGTGGGCGGACGCCGGCCGTCCCGTGCGCTCCCGTCCACCGGAGCGGCGGGGCTGGGGCCCAGCTCGGCACCGAAATCGCGGGCGATCGTCCGCATGCCGTCGGCGAGCTCCTCCCGGTCGAGCGCGTCGATCCGCTCGGCCGGTCCGGACACCGACATGGCGGCGACCATCCGGGCCCCGTCGTGCACCCCCACGGCCAGGCAGTGCACGCCGAACTCCTCCTCGCCCAGATCCATCGCATATCCCCGGCCCCGCACCCGCTTCAGCTCGGTGAGCATGGCGGGCAGGTCGGTGATCGTGTTGGCGGTCCGCCGTGGCATGCCGGTCCGCATCACCAGCGAAGCCACCTCCGCGTCCGCCCGACCGGCCATCAGCACCTTCCCCACCGCGGTGCTGTGCGGCAGCACCCGCCTGCCCACCTCGGCGAACATCCGCAGCCGACGGGGCGAGGGCACCTGGGCGACGTAGACGACGAAATCGCCCTCCAGCACGGCCAGGTTGGCCGTCTCACCGGACAGTTCCACCATCCGCGTCAGGTACGGCTGCGCCCAGGCGCCGACCATGCGCTCGGCCACCCCGCCGAGCCGTACCAGCGCGCCGCCCAGCGCGTAACGGCGGTCGGACTCCTGGCGTACGTAACCCCGGTCGAGCAGCGCGCGCAGCAGCCGGTGGATCGTCCCGTACGGCAGGCCGGTCCTGGCCGCGATCTCCGAGAGCCCCGCCTCCCCGCCCCGTTCGGCCAGCGCCTCCAGCACGTCCAGCGCCCGGTCGATCGACTGCACCCCACTCATACGACGCTCCGCAGGCCTCGCAGGGAGGCGTCCAGGACCTGGGCGATGTGCGCGACGGGGAGCGCCTCGGCGCCCCGTCGGCGGATGGCCGAGGTGATCTGCATGGTGCAGCCGGGGTTGGCCGAGACCAGCAGGTCGGCGCCGGTGGCCAGCACCCGTTCCGCCTTGCGGTCCCCGAGCT harbors:
- a CDS encoding IclR family transcriptional regulator; this encodes MSGVQSIDRALDVLEALAERGGEAGLSEIAARTGLPYGTIHRLLRALLDRGYVRQESDRRYALGGALVRLGGVAERMVGAWAQPYLTRMVELSGETANLAVLEGDFVVYVAQVPSPRRLRMFAEVGRRVLPHSTAVGKVLMAGRADAEVASLVMRTGMPRRTANTITDLPAMLTELKRVRGRGYAMDLGEEEFGVHCLAVGVHDGARMVAAMSVSGPAERIDALDREELADGMRTIARDFGAELGPSPAAPVDGSARDGRRPPTPRSGDGADGDPVGLSSDG
- a CDS encoding ATP-binding protein, whose product is MYEQSLPGAPASIRGAQEWIRSVASAHHPSLTKDAGEVIGELMAIAIRRTPKDGTIHLKATTSDEGLKVEIQDPGQAFEPTGTEWAQVSTLVWSARSSGNAGGHLTEVEIRAQQATPA
- a CDS encoding GntR family transcriptional regulator — encoded protein: MTIDPTSHEPRYRQLARLLRERIDAGDYRPGQRLPSEERLEQIYGLGRNAVRDALRILKAEGVVRTVTGSGSYVRGRQEVTMVRVTSGAVIATRMPTAEERQALGLDEGVALFVVERPGQEPEVLAGDRTTLIVE
- a CDS encoding GntR family transcriptional regulator, which encodes MADYEERPRYLRIADELRALITSGELAEGDRLPSIPEIMKRYGVADGTARDVLRALTSEGIAVSKPGSGTYVRVRPQLKRLVRTWYRNLRAGSPFAADMERQGHSGSWDYDSQTVVAPPEIRERLGMPDPDGDRPDVMRTAYVFRADGRPVMLSTSWEPLSLVRGTPIFMPEEGAHGGRGVVERMLAIGVHVDGFIETVGARLGTVEECTQLEQPPGSVMMMTIDRRYPAGEQVVEVADIVLPADLYLLVYSGPVGEA